GCTGCCGGAGGACATCGTGTCGGTGATGATGCCGAACTGGAACTACCTGCACATCCACAACGACGTCATCCCGGCGCTGAAGGCGCGCGGTGTCACCGACGAACAGCTCACCACGATGCTCGTCGACAACCCCCGCAAGATCTTCGAAGCCCAGGGCGCCTACTGAGATGACTGACCCGTCAGCCATCCCTCCCATCCCCACCCAGGTCTCCCGCCTCGCCGAAGCGGAACCCGACGCGCCCGCGGTCACGTGCGAAGGGCGCACGCTCACGCGCGCCGAGCTCGACAGGTCGACCAACCGGCTCGCGCGGGCCTACGCCGAACTCGGTGTCGGGCACGGCGATTACGTCGTCACCCTGCTGCCCAACTCCATCGAGTTCGTCCAGGCCGCGCTCGCCATCTGGAAGGTCGGCGCGATTCCCCAGCCACTCTCGGCCCGGATGCCCGACGCGGAGTTATCCGCTCTGCTGGAGCTGCGGGCACCGAAGCTCATCGTCGGCCGCGACGACCCTACCGGGGTATCACCCAGCGTGGCAGCGGATTTCACGCCGGACACCCGACTGTCCGACGATCCGCTTCCCGAGGTCGTCTCCCCCGTGTTCAAGGCCATGGCCTCCGGTGGCAGCACTGGACGACCCAAGCTCATCGACGCGGGGATCGACAGTCGCTTCTCACCATTGGCCGGCTACGCAATGGGTTCGGCGGACGGTGATGTCAACCTGCTGTCGGTACCGCTGACCCACAACACCGGCTTCACGACGATGGCGATCGGACTCGTGCAGGGCCATCACCTTGTGGTGATGCCTCGGTTCGACCCGCACGAGTTCCTGCGCCTGGTCACCGAGTACCGGGTCACGTTCCTGACGACAGTGCCGACGGTGATGCAGCGCCTGCTGCCGGCGTACCGGGCGGCGCCGGACACCTACGACCTGTCCTCGATCCGACGGCTGTGGCACGTGGCGGCGCACTGTCCACCCGCGGTCAAGCAGGGCTGGATCGACATCCTCGGCCCCGACGCGGTGTGGGAGCTGTACGGCGGCACCGAATTACAGGCACTGACCTTCATCTCCGGCGAACAGTGGCTGACCCATCCCGGTTCAGTCGGCGTGGTGGTCGCGGGCGAGATGAAGGTGCTCGACGACGACGGCAACGAATGCCCGCCCGGCGTCAGCGGTGAGATCTACATGCGACCGGCACCGGGCAGCGCGCCGACCTACCGGTACATCGGCGCCACCGCGAAACAGCGTGACGGCTGGGACTCGCTTGGCGATCTGGGGTACTTCGACGAGGACGGCTTCCTGTATCTCAACGATCGCCGTGTGGACATGTTCACCGTAGGCGGCCGCAACGTCTACCCCGCCGAGATCGAGTCGGCCCTGTCGGCGCACCCGAATGTGCTGTCCTGCTTGGTCGTTGGCGTGCCACACGAGGATCTCGGCCAGGTGCCGCACGCCATCGTTCAGGCAGAGGGGCTCGACGAGGCCGCGGTGATCGAGTTCCTGACCGACCGGCTGGCCTCCTACAAGATCCCGCGTTCGGTGGAGTTCAGCGATACGCCGTTGCGCGACGATGCGGGGAAGGCGCGGCGGAGCGCGGTCCGCGACGAGGTGATCCGGCGGCGGGCCGCGCAATCCAACTAACGCGCAACGGCAGGTTCGGGTTCGTCGGTGACCGAGCTGTCCAACGGCTCCGGGTCATGGCGCCTCTCCCAGCGCCGCAGGGCGTTTCGGCACGGTGACTCGATCAGCGCGTAGCTGACCGCCGCGATCGCGAACCCGAACACCACCGTCAGCACCAGCACCACGGGCATGTGCCCGTTGAACGCGAACTCGCCGATCACCGGGAACACCATCGCCAGCGCCGCGAGGTGCCAGACGAACAAGCCATAGGACCATCGACCGAGAGTCACCATCGTCGGGCTGCCCAGCAGGCGGTGCGGGGTGTCGGGGCGGTCCAGCACCAGCGGGGCGAGCAGAGCCCCGGCGACCACGGCCCCCATCGCGATCTTCACCGTGAACTGGCTGACCGTCCCGGGCGTCAGTCCCTCGGGCCCGGCCAGCGGCGACGCCGCGACCGCGAACGCCACGACCGCGATACCCGCCATCAGCACCCGCCGCCGCGCCAACCGGTGCGGCCACCCCACCGGCGTGACCGTCAACTCGGCGAGCAGCATCCCGGCGGCGAACCAGGAGAAGAACGCCGGCGGCCAGTTGAGCGGGTTGACACCGAAGGGGGCGTCGAACGGGACTGCCTCGACCAGTACAGCCCAGGCGAAGCTGACCAGCCCCGCCGCCGCGATCACCGGTATCCGGGCGCGCACCGGCACAAGCCGCACCAGCAGAGCCAGGAACGGCAGCGCCAGATAGAAGGCGACCTCGACCGACAGGCTCCACATCTGGGTGAGCCCGGCCGTCAGCGTCAACGGCACATAGATCTGGGTCAGCGTCAGGTTGGCCAGCCACACGGTGAGATCGGCCTTCGCCTCCGGCAGCAGCGACAGGATGACGACGACCGCGACCAGGTAGCCGGGCATGATGCGCACGATCCGGGACCGCAGGTAGTGACCCGTCGGCGGGCTGGGTCGCATGCCGCGGGCCGCAGCGGCGTGACCGCGCCACAGCAGGAAGCCCGACAGCGCGAAGAAAACGGCGACCGCGAGGTCGAACCTGCCGAAGAAACGGCCCGTGATCCCACCGGTGTGGCCGGTCTGAAAGGCCACGTGGGTCACGACGACGCCGACCGCCGCGCAGGCGCGCATCCCCTCGACGGCGGGCAGGAAGCCACGCGTTCCGCCGACAGCGCTCTCGGCACTGGCCGTCGCGGCGCGGGATTCCGTCACGCCATCAGTGTGCCGGGTGGAGGGAAAGCCGCTGAATACGGGTACTCGGGCGGCCACGGCTGGAAGGGCTCGGAGTAAACATCGACCTTAACTTGTGCTGTTAGGGTCGAACGGGTTTGCGGGACTACCGCAGGTGAAGGAGGCACGGTTTGAACCGCGCAGTGGCGCTCCGCATTGCGGCTTGCGGAATCATGGGGCTGGGTGCTGGCTTGTTGATCGCTGCCCTGTTGCTGTCCACCTATACCCATTCCAAGATCTCCAAGATCCCGCTGAACCTCGACATGACGCTGGTCAGCGATGGCACCGGCACGGCGTTCGACCCCGCCTCGCTCAACCATGAGAAGTTCGTCGTCGACCGCGACGTGCCGCTGGTGCAGCAGGAGCAGATCTCGGTGGAGGCCCCGTCGAACGCCGACGTGGTCACCCTCCAGGTCGGCAGCACGTTGCGCCGCACCGACAAACAGAAGGACGACGGGCTGTTGCTCGCGTTGGTCGACACCGTCACGGTCAACCGGCAGACGGCCGAGGCGGTGTCGAGTGAGAGCAATCCCGGTGGCGCGGTCCAGAAGCCGCGGGCCATCGAGGATGACCAGCCGCCCACCAACATCGCGCTGCCGCACGACGGGCTGACCTACCGGTTCCCGTTCGACACCGAGAAGCGGACCTATCCGGTCTTCGACCCGATCGCGCAGAAGGCGTTCGACGCCAATTACGACGGCGAGGAGGATGTCAACGGGCTGACCACCTACCGTTTCAGTCAGAACATCGGATACGACGCCGAAGGCAAGCTGGTCGAGCCGGTCAAGTATTCGTCTCTGTTCGACGACGACGCCGACGCCGAGGTCACCGCGACCGCGGCGATGTGGGGTGTCCCCGGCGAGCCCGAAGAGCGGATCACCATGGCGCGCTACTACGCCGCGCAGCGCACGTTCTGGGTGGATCCGGTCTCCGGGACCATCGTCAAGAGGGAGGAT
The nucleotide sequence above comes from Mycolicibacterium moriokaense. Encoded proteins:
- a CDS encoding AMP-binding protein; translated protein: MTDPSAIPPIPTQVSRLAEAEPDAPAVTCEGRTLTRAELDRSTNRLARAYAELGVGHGDYVVTLLPNSIEFVQAALAIWKVGAIPQPLSARMPDAELSALLELRAPKLIVGRDDPTGVSPSVAADFTPDTRLSDDPLPEVVSPVFKAMASGGSTGRPKLIDAGIDSRFSPLAGYAMGSADGDVNLLSVPLTHNTGFTTMAIGLVQGHHLVVMPRFDPHEFLRLVTEYRVTFLTTVPTVMQRLLPAYRAAPDTYDLSSIRRLWHVAAHCPPAVKQGWIDILGPDAVWELYGGTELQALTFISGEQWLTHPGSVGVVVAGEMKVLDDDGNECPPGVSGEIYMRPAPGSAPTYRYIGATAKQRDGWDSLGDLGYFDEDGFLYLNDRRVDMFTVGGRNVYPAEIESALSAHPNVLSCLVVGVPHEDLGQVPHAIVQAEGLDEAAVIEFLTDRLASYKIPRSVEFSDTPLRDDAGKARRSAVRDEVIRRRAAQSN
- a CDS encoding acyltransferase family protein produces the protein MRACAAVGVVVTHVAFQTGHTGGITGRFFGRFDLAVAVFFALSGFLLWRGHAAAARGMRPSPPTGHYLRSRIVRIMPGYLVAVVVILSLLPEAKADLTVWLANLTLTQIYVPLTLTAGLTQMWSLSVEVAFYLALPFLALLVRLVPVRARIPVIAAAGLVSFAWAVLVEAVPFDAPFGVNPLNWPPAFFSWFAAGMLLAELTVTPVGWPHRLARRRVLMAGIAVVAFAVAASPLAGPEGLTPGTVSQFTVKIAMGAVVAGALLAPLVLDRPDTPHRLLGSPTMVTLGRWSYGLFVWHLAALAMVFPVIGEFAFNGHMPVVLVLTVVFGFAIAAVSYALIESPCRNALRRWERRHDPEPLDSSVTDEPEPAVAR
- a CDS encoding DUF3068 domain-containing protein, translated to MNRAVALRIAACGIMGLGAGLLIAALLLSTYTHSKISKIPLNLDMTLVSDGTGTAFDPASLNHEKFVVDRDVPLVQQEQISVEAPSNADVVTLQVGSTLRRTDKQKDDGLLLALVDTVTVNRQTAEAVSSESNPGGAVQKPRAIEDDQPPTNIALPHDGLTYRFPFDTEKRTYPVFDPIAQKAFDANYDGEEDVNGLTTYRFSQNIGYDAEGKLVEPVKYSSLFDDDADAEVTATAAMWGVPGEPEERITMARYYAAQRTFWVDPVSGTIVKREDHGYHYYAREPLKPEVTFVDFKVAFTEETVESQVASARDERDRVGLWGRILPISFTALGLVSLVGGALLGSFALRAESTLIDPGLDEADHSFFDTQGMKVPGAEAKTEKLPAQKPTDLPPDRPV